The Campylobacter armoricus sequence ATTTTATACCAAAGAAGGAAATTGGGATTTGGTAGGTAATAATACCCCAACATTTTTTATAAGAGATGCATATAAGTTTCCTGATTTTATTCACACTCAAAAAAGAGATCCAAGAAATAATTTAAGAAGTAATAATGCTGCATGGGACTTTTGGACTTTATGCCCTGAAAGCTTACATCAAGTAACCATTTTAATGAGTGATAGAGGAATTCCTGCAAGTTATCGCCATATGCATGGTTTTGGAAGTCATACTTATAGTTTGATTAATGATAAAAACGAAAGATTTTGGGTGAAGTTTCATTTTAAAACAAGGCAAGGCATTAAAAATTTAACTAATGAAGAAGCTGCAAATTTAATAGCTAATGATAGAGAAAGTCATCAAAGAGATTTATATGAAGCTATAGAAAAAGGAGATTTTCCAAAATGGACTTTCCAAATTCAAGTTTTAAAAGAAGATGAAGCAGAAAAACTAGGTTTTAATCCTTTTGATTTAACTAAAGTTTGGCCTCATAGCATTGTGCCTTTAATTGAAGTAGGAGAATTGGTACTAAATAAAAATGTGAAAAATTACTTTAATGAAGTAGAACAAGCTGCATTTAGCCCAAGCAATATCGTTCCTGGTATTGGTTTTAGTCCTGATAAAATGCTACAAGCTAGAATCTTTTCTTATCCTGATGCACAAAGATATCGTATAGGGACAAATTATCATTTATTGCCAGTTAATCGTGCAAAAAGCGAAGTAAATACTTATAATGTAGCAGGAGCTATGAATTTTGATACTTATAAAAATGGTTCAGCTTATTATGAACCAAATAGTTATGATGATAGTCCAAAAGAAGATAAAAGCTATCTTGAGCCTGATTTAACTCTTGAAGGTAGCGCACAAAGATATATTCCACTTGATGATGATTTTTACACCCAGCCAAGAGCCTTGTTTAACATAATGAATAAAAATCAAAAAGAGCAGTTATTTAAAAATATAGCAGCTTCTATGAATGGAGTTGAAGAAAAAATCATACAAAGAGCATTAAGT is a genomic window containing:
- a CDS encoding catalase, translated to MKKLTNDFGNIVVDNQNSLSAGAKGPLLMQDYILLEKLAHQNRERIPERAVHAKGSGAYGELKITKDISQYTKAKVLQLGENTPLFIRFSTVAGEMGAADAERDVRGFAIKFYTKEGNWDLVGNNTPTFFIRDAYKFPDFIHTQKRDPRNNLRSNNAAWDFWTLCPESLHQVTILMSDRGIPASYRHMHGFGSHTYSLINDKNERFWVKFHFKTRQGIKNLTNEEAANLIANDRESHQRDLYEAIEKGDFPKWTFQIQVLKEDEAEKLGFNPFDLTKVWPHSIVPLIEVGELVLNKNVKNYFNEVEQAAFSPSNIVPGIGFSPDKMLQARIFSYPDAQRYRIGTNYHLLPVNRAKSEVNTYNVAGAMNFDTYKNGSAYYEPNSYDDSPKEDKSYLEPDLTLEGSAQRYIPLDDDFYTQPRALFNIMNKNQKEQLFKNIAASMNGVEEKIIQRALSHFEKISSEYANGVKKALKM